A genomic window from Flavobacterium johnsoniae includes:
- a CDS encoding ATP-binding cassette domain-containing protein — protein MQHWDILLSNQVNKKAFIENILNGEAKGELALFNNQKGILFSDISIEKFIEKEFQYDSVEASTTSNRQLRTFSSGERKKEFLKYCIDQKPDFIIFDNPFDHLDQPSRVVLADSLKDLTNDIAIIQLLNRTVDVLDFVPNKALIKDNTFELHPFVKTENYFKTLNTASIPKAVEPHNFHESVLIKLDDVSVSYEERKILNNISWTIKQGEFWQLIGPNGSGKSTILSLITGDNPKGFGQNLFLFGRKKGTGESVWEIKKQIGIFTTSMTDLFQKGHTLEQMILSGFFDQIGLYTEPSTHQKNIVTQWLEVIEMAHLRKKRFIDLSIGQQRVALIVRAVLKHPPLLILDEPVEGLDDENVDLVIQLINTIKQETNVSIVYVSHRIEQGLAPTSVFELLPSETGSIGKIKYHSELN, from the coding sequence ATGCAACACTGGGACATACTTTTATCAAATCAGGTAAATAAAAAGGCTTTTATAGAAAATATATTAAACGGAGAAGCAAAAGGAGAATTAGCTCTTTTTAATAATCAAAAAGGAATTTTATTCTCAGATATTTCAATCGAGAAATTTATCGAAAAAGAATTTCAATATGATAGCGTTGAAGCATCAACAACTTCTAACAGACAACTGAGAACTTTTTCTTCGGGAGAACGCAAAAAAGAGTTTTTAAAATATTGTATTGATCAAAAACCAGATTTCATCATTTTTGATAATCCGTTTGACCATTTAGATCAGCCTTCAAGAGTTGTTCTTGCCGATTCTTTAAAAGATTTGACAAATGATATTGCTATTATTCAGCTTTTAAATCGTACTGTTGATGTATTAGATTTTGTTCCAAATAAAGCTTTAATCAAAGACAATACTTTTGAATTGCATCCATTTGTAAAAACCGAAAACTATTTTAAAACTTTAAATACAGCATCAATTCCAAAAGCTGTAGAACCACATAATTTTCACGAAAGTGTATTAATAAAATTAGATGATGTTTCGGTAAGTTATGAAGAACGAAAAATCCTTAACAACATTTCTTGGACAATCAAACAAGGCGAATTCTGGCAATTAATCGGTCCAAATGGTTCTGGAAAAAGTACAATTTTATCTTTGATTACGGGCGATAATCCAAAAGGTTTTGGACAGAATTTATTTTTATTCGGAAGAAAAAAAGGAACTGGAGAAAGTGTTTGGGAAATTAAAAAACAAATCGGAATTTTTACTACTTCTATGACCGATTTATTCCAAAAAGGTCACACTCTTGAACAAATGATTCTTTCGGGATTCTTTGACCAAATCGGACTTTATACAGAACCGTCAACACATCAAAAAAATATTGTAACACAATGGCTCGAAGTGATAGAAATGGCACATTTACGTAAAAAACGTTTCATTGATCTTTCTATCGGACAACAAAGAGTTGCATTAATCGTTCGCGCTGTTTTAAAACATCCGCCATTATTAATTTTAGACGAACCAGTTGAAGGTTTAGATGACGAAAATGTAGATTTGGTTATTCAATTAATTAATACAATAAAACAGGAAACAAATGTGAGTATTGTTTATGTTTCACACCGAATTGAACAAGGCCTCGCTCCTACTTCTGTTTTTGAACTTTTACCGTCAGAAACTGGTTCAATCGGTAAAATAAAATACCATTCAGAATTAAATTAA
- a CDS encoding SRPBCC family protein, whose protein sequence is MTSDILSTTSDSEIVTTRVLNFPQELVFKAWSDPEHLQNWWGPKGFTNTFHEFNFCEGGKWSFIMHGPEVGNYANECEFIKIEKPNLIAWKRHSKPLFQILTTFETIAENQTKVVFKMLFETEEECQKLKPYVVDKNEENFDKLEVELSKMKL, encoded by the coding sequence ATGACTTCAGATATTCTTTCCACAACATCAGATTCAGAAATTGTTACAACTCGAGTTTTAAACTTCCCTCAAGAACTTGTTTTTAAAGCTTGGAGCGATCCAGAACATTTACAAAATTGGTGGGGACCAAAAGGTTTTACTAACACTTTTCACGAATTTAATTTTTGTGAAGGCGGAAAATGGAGTTTTATAATGCACGGTCCTGAAGTCGGAAATTATGCCAACGAATGCGAATTCATCAAAATAGAAAAACCTAATCTGATTGCCTGGAAACGTCATTCTAAACCACTTTTTCAAATCCTTACAACTTTCGAAACCATTGCAGAAAATCAAACTAAAGTGGTTTTTAAAATGCTTTTTGAAACCGAGGAAGAATGCCAGAAACTGAAACCTTATGTTGTAGATAAAAATGAAGAGAATTTTGATAAGCTGGAAGTTGAATTATCGAAAATGAAACTTTAA
- a CDS encoding mechanosensitive ion channel family protein, translating to MIDYIKDFRIGFFIAIIAITTIVLGAITDRALRYLLYKKQIDKDYDATGFKFLKHLIITIIYILGFAFALIQIPEFKIIGHSFLAGAGVISLVAGLASQQALSNIVSGIFLVIFKPFKINDKITINNFVGTVEDINLRQVVLKDAENNRIIIPNSVISAQIIVNTNMHDTKCCKIIEIGIGYDSDIEKALEIIKDEIAKHPLFIDTRTAENKKEKAPLVVARVVALADSSVNLKAWAWAKNSTDGFVMYCDLLQSIKKRFDENNIDIPYPQRVVTLKQ from the coding sequence ATGATAGATTACATAAAAGACTTTAGAATCGGATTTTTTATTGCCATCATAGCAATTACAACAATTGTTTTGGGCGCGATTACAGACAGAGCGCTCCGTTATCTTTTATACAAAAAACAAATCGACAAAGATTATGATGCAACAGGTTTTAAATTCTTAAAACACTTAATCATCACTATAATTTATATTTTAGGATTTGCTTTTGCTTTAATACAAATTCCTGAATTTAAAATCATCGGACATTCGTTTTTAGCTGGCGCGGGCGTAATTTCTCTTGTTGCCGGTTTGGCTTCTCAACAAGCTTTAAGCAATATTGTGAGCGGTATATTTTTAGTTATTTTCAAACCTTTCAAAATCAATGACAAAATTACAATCAACAATTTTGTTGGAACTGTTGAAGATATCAATCTACGTCAAGTCGTTTTGAAAGATGCAGAAAACAACCGAATTATAATACCAAATTCGGTAATTAGCGCACAGATTATCGTAAACACGAATATGCACGATACAAAATGCTGTAAAATAATAGAAATCGGAATTGGTTACGATTCTGATATCGAAAAAGCTTTGGAAATAATAAAAGACGAAATCGCTAAACATCCATTATTTATTGACACTCGCACAGCCGAAAATAAAAAAGAAAAAGCACCTCTGGTCGTTGCACGCGTAGTCGCTTTAGCCGATTCTAGCGTCAATCTAAAAGCTTGGGCTTGGGCAAAAAATTCTACAGACGGATTTGTAATGTACTGTGATTTACTTCAAAGCATTAAAAAAAGATTTGACGAAAACAACATTGACATTCCATATCCACAACGAGTTGTTACATTAAAACAATAA
- a CDS encoding PASTA domain-containing protein produces MSLRQYLTSRVFFLQLLAAAAIIAVIGYLFMHWLTFTTDHGHEIAVPNLSKLTEEQVENKLDELDLDYVLLDSVDYRSEFPKYSVVEQDPLPGTMVKVGRKIYIKINASGFSSVKIPDLIEKTYREAVPTLKALGLELGTITYIPNLGKDMVLEMRLKGRNLKVGDRVLKASKIDLVLGDGKASYVDESQADSTAAAPAETPNDEQ; encoded by the coding sequence ATGAGTTTACGTCAGTATTTAACAAGTCGAGTTTTTTTCTTGCAATTGCTTGCGGCCGCAGCTATTATCGCGGTTATTGGTTACTTATTTATGCATTGGTTAACTTTTACAACAGATCACGGACACGAGATTGCTGTTCCGAATTTGTCTAAATTGACCGAGGAACAAGTGGAAAATAAATTAGACGAACTGGATTTAGATTATGTTCTTTTAGACAGTGTTGATTACAGAAGTGAATTTCCAAAATATAGTGTCGTAGAGCAAGATCCGCTTCCTGGAACTATGGTAAAAGTGGGTAGAAAAATTTATATTAAGATTAATGCTTCGGGCTTTTCTTCTGTGAAAATTCCTGATTTAATCGAAAAAACATATCGTGAAGCTGTGCCAACTTTAAAAGCTTTAGGTTTAGAACTTGGAACGATTACTTATATTCCGAATCTTGGAAAAGATATGGTCTTGGAAATGCGTCTAAAAGGCAGAAATTTAAAAGTAGGAGATCGTGTGCTTAAAGCGTCTAAAATTGATTTAGTTTTAGGTGACGGAAAAGCAAGTTATGTTGATGAAAGCCAGGCAGACAGTACAGCTGCTGCGCCTGCAGAAACCCCAAATGATGAACAATAA
- a CDS encoding sulfurtransferase translates to MATISPLISAEEIISVSNIILIDARAGANAFENYQNEHLKGARFVDLNRDLASISENPANGGRHPLPSAEDFSKKLSSLGISPSSHVIVYDNKNGSNFAARFWWMMRAIGHEKIQVLNGGYQAAIQAGFPTNSGIESFEKTTYPFQEWKLPLADIEEVEKARKNDQNIVIDVRDKNRFDGLIEPLDLIAGHIPGAVNVPLMENLDENGLFKSSTELAQKYKTIIGDKKSENTIVHCGSGVTACHTLLAMDYAGLPIPKLYVGSWSEWSRNDREMTTKN, encoded by the coding sequence ATGGCAACGATATCACCTTTAATTTCTGCCGAAGAAATAATTTCTGTCTCAAACATCATTTTAATTGATGCACGAGCCGGAGCAAATGCTTTTGAAAATTATCAGAATGAACATTTAAAAGGTGCTCGTTTTGTAGATTTAAATCGTGATTTGGCTTCCATTTCAGAAAACCCAGCCAACGGAGGAAGACATCCTTTGCCGTCTGCAGAAGATTTTTCTAAAAAGCTTTCTTCTCTCGGAATTTCACCTTCAAGTCACGTTATTGTTTACGATAATAAAAACGGATCAAACTTCGCCGCAAGATTTTGGTGGATGATGCGTGCGATTGGACATGAAAAAATTCAGGTTTTAAATGGTGGTTATCAAGCGGCAATTCAAGCGGGTTTTCCAACAAATTCTGGAATTGAATCTTTTGAAAAAACTACATATCCTTTTCAGGAATGGAAATTACCTTTAGCCGATATTGAAGAAGTCGAAAAAGCACGTAAAAACGATCAAAATATCGTAATCGATGTTCGTGATAAAAACAGATTTGACGGTTTAATAGAACCGCTTGATTTAATTGCGGGACACATTCCGGGCGCGGTAAATGTTCCATTAATGGAAAATTTAGATGAAAACGGGTTATTTAAATCTTCAACAGAATTGGCTCAAAAATACAAAACTATAATTGGTGATAAAAAATCAGAGAACACAATTGTGCATTGCGGTTCGGGTGTTACGGCTTGCCACACTTTATTAGCAATGGATTACGCAGGGCTTCCGATTCCGAAATTATATGTCGGATCGTGGAGCGAATGGTCTAGAAATGATCGCGAAATGACAACAAAAAACTAG
- a CDS encoding alpha/beta fold hydrolase — protein sequence MKIFKVLALLIPFLTFSQEGNIKSLDINLSNYEYPFPVHFLELNNQRQTLKMAYMDIKPNNYNNKNIVLLHGKNFNGAYWETTIKALTKEGFRVIVPDQIGFGKSTKPDNFQYTFQQLAQNTKQLLDHLGIQKSAILGHSMGGMLATRFALMYPETTEKLILENPIGLEDWKLIVPYKPIDWWYESELKQNYEGIKKYQMANYYDGKWNTDYQKWAELGAGWTTAPDYSKVAWNSALLYDMIFTQPVLYEFKNIKSPTLLIIGTRDKTALGKPLVSAEIQKTMGNYVELGKKTQKAIPNSKLAEIPNTGHLPHIESFDLFIKSLIVFLK from the coding sequence ATGAAAATCTTTAAAGTATTAGCACTTTTAATTCCTTTTTTAACTTTTTCTCAAGAAGGAAATATTAAGTCTCTCGATATAAATTTAAGTAATTACGAATATCCTTTTCCTGTTCATTTTTTAGAATTGAACAATCAACGCCAAACCTTAAAAATGGCTTATATGGACATTAAGCCCAACAATTACAACAATAAAAACATTGTTCTCCTTCACGGAAAAAACTTCAACGGCGCTTATTGGGAAACAACTATTAAAGCTTTAACAAAAGAAGGATTTCGTGTAATTGTTCCCGATCAGATTGGTTTTGGAAAATCAACAAAACCAGATAATTTTCAATATACTTTTCAGCAATTGGCTCAGAATACAAAGCAACTTTTAGATCATTTAGGAATTCAAAAATCAGCTATTTTAGGTCATTCTATGGGCGGAATGCTCGCAACTCGTTTTGCATTAATGTATCCTGAAACTACTGAAAAGCTAATTTTAGAAAATCCGATTGGATTGGAAGATTGGAAATTAATTGTGCCTTATAAACCCATTGATTGGTGGTACGAATCGGAATTAAAACAAAATTACGAAGGCATCAAAAAATACCAAATGGCAAATTATTATGACGGAAAATGGAATACCGATTACCAAAAATGGGCAGAACTTGGTGCAGGCTGGACAACAGCTCCCGATTATAGTAAAGTGGCTTGGAACTCTGCTCTTCTTTATGATATGATTTTTACGCAACCTGTTTTATACGAATTTAAAAATATAAAAAGTCCGACGCTTTTAATTATCGGAACTAGAGATAAAACGGCTTTAGGAAAACCTTTGGTTTCGGCAGAAATTCAGAAAACAATGGGAAATTATGTCGAATTGGGAAAGAAAACTCAAAAAGCAATTCCGAATTCTAAATTAGCAGAAATTCCAAATACTGGACATTTACCGCATATAGAATCTTTTGATTTATTTATAAAATCATTAATCGTATTTTTGAAATAA
- a CDS encoding RluA family pseudouridine synthase: MNNNIEENLDLEDELFEHYRFEVPKGQAFLRIDKYLMYLIPNATRNKIQNAATNGNIFVNDIPVKSNYKVKPFDVITVMLSHPPFENHILPEDIPLNIVYEDDALLLINKEPGMVVHPGHGNYTGTLVNALAHHFDNLPMNSSERPGLVHRIDKDTSGLLVVAKTEAAMTHLAKQFEAKTTEREYIALVWGNVVAESGTIEGNLARHLKDRMQMAVFDDPEIGKPAITHYKVLERFGYVTLISCKLETGRTHQIRAHMKHIGHPLFNDERYGGHLILKGTTFTKYKQFIENCFKALPRQALHAKTLGFIHPNTGELMRFDTELPQDFQDCIEKWRNYVKSHNVEDEE; this comes from the coding sequence ATGAACAATAATATTGAAGAAAATTTAGATCTGGAAGACGAATTATTCGAACATTACAGATTTGAAGTCCCAAAAGGTCAAGCGTTTTTACGTATTGACAAATATTTAATGTATTTGATTCCGAATGCCACTAGAAATAAAATTCAGAACGCGGCAACAAACGGAAATATCTTTGTTAATGATATTCCTGTAAAATCAAATTACAAAGTAAAACCTTTTGATGTAATAACTGTAATGTTGTCGCATCCACCGTTTGAAAATCATATTCTTCCTGAAGATATTCCGTTGAATATTGTTTATGAAGATGATGCTCTTTTACTGATTAATAAAGAGCCTGGAATGGTTGTGCATCCAGGTCACGGAAATTATACAGGAACTCTTGTAAATGCTTTGGCACATCATTTTGATAATTTGCCAATGAACAGCAGCGAACGCCCAGGTTTGGTTCACCGAATTGATAAAGATACTTCTGGACTTTTGGTTGTAGCCAAAACAGAAGCTGCAATGACGCATTTAGCAAAACAATTTGAAGCGAAAACTACCGAACGTGAATATATTGCTTTGGTATGGGGAAATGTTGTTGCTGAAAGCGGAACAATTGAAGGAAATCTAGCAAGACACTTGAAAGACCGCATGCAAATGGCTGTTTTTGATGATCCTGAAATTGGTAAACCTGCCATTACACATTATAAAGTTTTGGAACGTTTTGGTTATGTGACTCTTATTTCTTGTAAACTAGAAACAGGAAGAACGCACCAGATTCGTGCGCACATGAAACATATCGGACATCCATTATTTAATGATGAACGTTACGGCGGACATTTGATTCTAAAAGGAACGACTTTTACAAAATACAAACAGTTTATTGAAAATTGTTTTAAAGCTTTACCTCGTCAGGCGTTGCATGCAAAAACGCTTGGATTTATTCATCCAAATACTGGTGAATTAATGCGTTTTGATACTGAATTACCGCAAGATTTTCAGGATTGTATCGAGAAATGGCGTAATTATGTGAAATCGCACAATGTTGAAGATGAGGAATAA
- a CDS encoding DUF1398 domain-containing protein has translation MFTIEQIKEAHAKVKSGADFPNYIQDLIILGVKGYDTFVHDGSVVYFGLNNYSATAEEKYPEIKVADFPNKELFIEFLVKHQHGETDYMTFCKHCAQSGIAKWRVDIVEMTCTYFDKSENEILIEKIPS, from the coding sequence ATGTTTACAATTGAGCAAATAAAAGAAGCGCATGCAAAAGTGAAAAGCGGTGCTGACTTTCCAAATTATATTCAAGACCTAATAATTTTAGGCGTAAAAGGTTATGACACTTTTGTACATGACGGAAGTGTTGTATATTTTGGCTTAAATAATTATAGCGCTACTGCGGAAGAAAAATATCCTGAAATCAAAGTTGCTGATTTTCCAAACAAAGAACTGTTTATTGAATTTTTGGTAAAACACCAGCACGGCGAAACCGACTATATGACTTTCTGCAAACATTGTGCACAAAGCGGAATTGCGAAATGGCGTGTTGATATTGTTGAAATGACTTGCACCTATTTTGATAAATCTGAAAATGAAATTTTGATCGAAAAAATTCCAAGTTAA
- a CDS encoding D-alanine--D-alanine ligase, translating to MKNIAIIMGGYSSEYKISLISGNVVYQYLDKTKYNGFRIHIFKEKWVYVDQNDAEFPIDRNDFSVTVNGEKITFDCVFNAIHGTPGEDGLMQAYFELIGLPQSSCDYYQSALTFNKRDLLSVLKPYGIKTAISYYLNKGDEINTAEIVKKVGLPCFVKPNKAGSSFGISKVKTEAELPIAIEVAYKEDNEIIIESFLDGTEVSVGVINYKGEIKVLPITEIVSDNDFFDYEAKYEGKSQEITPARISDELTQKVGETAKRAYEVLKMKGFSRSEFIIVNDEPYMLEMNTIPGLTTESLIPQQAKAAGISLEDLFTNAIELALA from the coding sequence ATGAAAAACATTGCCATCATCATGGGCGGCTATTCTAGCGAATACAAAATTTCTCTAATCAGCGGAAATGTCGTTTACCAATATCTTGACAAAACAAAATACAACGGATTCAGAATTCATATTTTTAAGGAGAAATGGGTTTATGTAGACCAAAATGATGCTGAATTTCCAATAGACAGAAATGATTTTTCTGTAACTGTAAACGGCGAAAAAATCACATTTGACTGTGTTTTCAACGCGATTCACGGAACTCCAGGTGAAGATGGATTAATGCAAGCATATTTTGAATTAATCGGATTGCCACAATCTTCTTGCGATTATTACCAATCTGCATTAACATTCAACAAAAGAGATTTATTATCGGTTTTAAAACCATACGGAATCAAAACCGCTATTTCTTATTATTTGAATAAAGGAGACGAAATCAATACAGCTGAAATCGTTAAAAAAGTTGGACTTCCTTGTTTCGTAAAACCAAATAAAGCGGGTTCAAGTTTCGGAATTTCAAAAGTAAAAACGGAAGCAGAACTTCCAATAGCAATTGAAGTCGCTTACAAAGAAGATAACGAAATCATTATTGAAAGTTTCCTTGACGGAACTGAAGTTTCTGTTGGTGTAATCAATTATAAAGGAGAAATTAAAGTTTTACCAATCACAGAAATTGTTTCAGACAATGATTTCTTTGATTACGAAGCCAAATACGAAGGAAAATCGCAAGAAATAACGCCAGCAAGAATCTCTGACGAATTGACTCAAAAAGTGGGAGAAACTGCAAAACGCGCTTACGAAGTTTTAAAAATGAAAGGTTTCTCAAGAAGCGAATTCATTATTGTAAACGACGAACCGTATATGTTGGAAATGAACACAATTCCAGGTTTAACAACAGAAAGTTTGATTCCGCAGCAAGCAAAAGCAGCCGGAATTTCGCTAGAAGATTTATTTACAAATGCTATTGAGTTAGCTTTGGCATAG
- a CDS encoding ThuA domain-containing protein, which translates to MLFFNQNSKTAFKKGIVFFILMISFSSLSQNKKENPKFNVIAFYTAKNDQAHISFVHEANKYFPKLAKENHFQYDSTSNWENLNPNFLAKYQVVLFLDTRPEKKEQREAFQKYMENGGGFIGFHFSAFALNDSSYNQDWNWYHNTFLGSGEYGSNTWKPTSAVLRVENQHAVTKNIPKTFISAPNEWYRWSNDLTKNPDIEILLAIDESSFPLGTGPKAHEIWHNGYYPVVWTNKKYKMLYVNMGHNDIDYEGGTNKTLSYTFENKTQSQLILNALLWMGNSKKK; encoded by the coding sequence ATGCTTTTTTTCAATCAAAATTCTAAAACCGCTTTTAAGAAAGGTATTGTATTCTTTATTTTAATGATTTCTTTTTCAAGTCTTTCTCAGAACAAAAAAGAAAATCCAAAATTTAATGTAATTGCATTTTATACCGCAAAAAATGATCAGGCGCATATTAGTTTTGTGCATGAAGCGAATAAATATTTCCCAAAACTGGCGAAAGAAAATCATTTTCAATATGATTCTACCAGTAATTGGGAAAATTTAAATCCAAATTTTCTAGCTAAATATCAAGTTGTTTTGTTTTTAGACACACGTCCAGAAAAAAAAGAACAGCGCGAAGCTTTTCAGAAATATATGGAAAACGGAGGCGGCTTTATCGGGTTTCATTTTTCAGCATTTGCATTAAATGATTCAAGCTATAATCAAGATTGGAACTGGTATCACAATACTTTTCTAGGATCTGGAGAATACGGAAGCAATACTTGGAAACCAACATCGGCAGTTTTACGAGTTGAAAATCAGCATGCGGTGACCAAAAATATTCCTAAAACTTTCATTTCTGCACCAAACGAATGGTACAGATGGTCGAATGATTTAACCAAAAATCCGGATATCGAAATTTTATTAGCAATTGACGAATCTAGTTTTCCTTTAGGAACTGGACCAAAAGCGCATGAAATATGGCACAACGGTTATTATCCCGTAGTTTGGACAAACAAAAAATACAAAATGCTGTACGTAAATATGGGACACAATGATATTGATTATGAAGGCGGAACAAACAAAACCTTATCGTACACATTTGAGAACAAAACGCAAAGTCAGTTAATTTTGAATGCCCTTCTTTGGATGGGAAATTCGAAGAAAAAATAA
- a CDS encoding DUF421 domain-containing protein, producing the protein MKEIFEWDRLFFNSLPEAFIFEVIFRSTVMFIILLLTLKLAGKRGVKQLSIFETVIIIALGSAAGDPMFYEDVGIVPAAIVFTVIIILYRSVTWLTGKSKKFEEFIEGKTECLINDGKFSVSTFKKESLAQDEFFAELRIKSIEHLGQVKHAFIETSGEISVFYYEDKDVGYGLPILPSLFYAKSKFIPSDGIYSCSFCGHTQEQKAGTANCKVCKKDEWVEAINTKRIT; encoded by the coding sequence ATGAAAGAAATATTTGAGTGGGATAGATTATTTTTTAACAGCTTGCCAGAAGCTTTTATTTTTGAAGTAATATTTCGTTCAACGGTAATGTTTATCATTTTGTTGCTAACTTTAAAATTAGCAGGGAAAAGAGGTGTAAAACAATTATCAATCTTTGAAACCGTAATTATTATCGCATTAGGTTCTGCCGCTGGCGACCCAATGTTTTATGAAGATGTCGGAATAGTTCCGGCCGCAATTGTATTTACTGTAATTATTATTTTATACCGTTCGGTAACTTGGTTGACAGGAAAAAGCAAAAAGTTTGAAGAATTTATTGAAGGAAAAACGGAGTGCTTGATTAATGACGGAAAATTCTCTGTTTCAACTTTCAAAAAAGAAAGTCTGGCGCAAGACGAGTTTTTCGCAGAATTGCGTATCAAATCAATAGAACATTTAGGTCAAGTAAAACACGCGTTTATTGAAACCAGTGGAGAAATAAGCGTTTTTTATTACGAAGACAAAGATGTTGGATACGGATTACCTATTTTACCTTCTTTATTCTACGCAAAAAGCAAATTCATTCCGTCTGATGGCATTTATTCCTGTAGTTTCTGTGGGCACACTCAAGAACAAAAAGCAGGAACAGCAAATTGTAAGGTATGCAAAAAAGACGAATGGGTTGAAGCAATTAACACAAAAAGAATAACATAA
- a CDS encoding acyl-CoA thioesterase, with the protein MASFTKEISFRWSDLDPNFHVRHSAYYDFGAQHRIEILEELGLTLKVMQTQGFGPVLFREECVFRKELKLSDKIFIHTKTSKMKADASRWSIIHEFRREDDTLCATITVDGAWMDTKLRKLASPTPEIAVQALSIFPKSDDFVGL; encoded by the coding sequence ATGGCTTCATTTACAAAAGAAATATCTTTTCGTTGGTCAGATCTTGACCCAAACTTTCACGTTCGCCACAGTGCATATTACGATTTTGGTGCACAGCATCGTATAGAAATCCTTGAAGAATTGGGACTTACTTTAAAAGTTATGCAAACACAAGGTTTTGGACCTGTTTTATTTAGAGAAGAATGTGTTTTTAGAAAAGAATTAAAACTTTCAGATAAAATTTTCATTCATACCAAAACCTCAAAAATGAAAGCCGATGCTTCTCGCTGGTCAATTATTCACGAATTTAGAAGAGAAGACGATACACTTTGTGCAACAATTACAGTTGATGGCGCTTGGATGGACACTAAACTTAGAAAATTAGCCTCTCCTACTCCAGAAATTGCTGTTCAAGCTTTATCTATATTTCCAAAAAGCGATGATTTCGTTGGACTTTAA